A segment of the Phaenicophaeus curvirostris isolate KB17595 unplaced genomic scaffold, BPBGC_Pcur_1.0 scaffold_438, whole genome shotgun sequence genome:
TGTCCCACAGCAGTGGgtcagcagaaaagaaataaggacACACACTGGATTTCGTGCTAAAATGATGTGAGGTGCAGTCGCTCAGCGGAACCCTTTAAACAGCACGATAAAGACTCCTCTTACCTCTGAGTCTTCAGCGCTTTCGTAATCCGAGAGCACAGCtgtggggagagaaaggagTTTGGAGTcagggcaggagaggaaagGCAGCTCCTTTCTGAGCATCACAAGGCAGCCGCGGTCAGGGAGCAGCCTCCTCAAGGGGAAGTTGGGGCCAGACCCCGGACAGATACCACTCTCAGAGCTCACAGGAGGATGCAAAGGCAAGTCTGGCGCGCGCCGTCCCTACACCCCACGTTTGCATAGTATCACAAGTCAATATTTGGGATAACAACAACCACAGGACTATTGGAAAAAGCATTCTGTCTGGGTTTTACTCCCCGCATATAAACACTTGCAGTACCAGACAGTCGTTACTCACCATCTCCTTCAATGCCATCCTCGCTTTcctgcagagagggagaaaaatgggTGTtagaagaagggaagggcagcagcCGGGTCCCTGTGGCATCCTACAACCCCAAACACAACCCTAACAAGGTTTGGCCCCTGTCCTGTCACATCCAGCCTTGGAACAGCTTCAGTAACTAAGAAAGAGGAAGCAACCTCAGGGCTCCCAGGACCTTtctctaagacccttctagagcaagcTACGCTGCAGAACCCTGCTCCAGAAGAGAAAGCACAGACTGTGTTAACTGCTGGGGATCtttggggggaggaaaaagggacATGGACATGCAAACCAGGCTTCCCTTCATCATCACGGAATGCCAGACAGCTCACTTGGGAAGGACAAGAAGATGACTTAAAGCAGGAACCCAAGAACAACAAACAGATGCCAGCAGGACCAAGAGAAGGCAGACATCTGCAAGAGACACTGGTGGCAAAAACACAACCCTGAGCCTGAGAGGAGATGCTGGATGAGCTGGAAGAGCTCAGCAAAAAGGAGCTCAGGGAAAGTTTGGAGTGAAAGAACAGCCCGATAGAGCTGAGCCATAAAAACAACTCCAGATCAAAAATAAACCCAGCCAACGCATCCACAAGATAAGCCCTAACACCAAAACAACCCAGAAGAAACACGCCGTGCTTCAGAAGGACCCTGAAATCATCAGCACTAAAATCCCTcatcccccccagcacccctttGAGCCTCCCTCACCCTCCCaggccctcaaacccctcctcaGGCTCTCTCTCACCCCCCAGCTCGCCTTAACCCCATTAGCCCCTTCCCActcaccccccaacccccttctCGCTCCCAGCCTTCCCCTCACCCCCTCAGGATCCTTCTTGCCCCCCAACCTCCCTTTAACCCTATTAGTGccccctccctcaccccccTCCCACAGCTCCTCACAACCCCAGGCCCCTCCTCACCCCtagcccccctccccccccccattcaGGCCTCCCTTCGTCCCTCACACCCCCCTCATGCCCCCCCAGGCCCTACACCCCCCCCATCTCCTCAGGCCTCCTCACGCCTCCCAGTCCTCCCTTAACCCCATTACCCCCCTGCATtcctctcccccacccctcacCTCCAAACCTCCCCAACCCCTCGCACTCCATCCTTTGCCCCCTGCCCCCTCatcccctatccccaacccccCCCTAAACTCCCCTCGCCCCCCACTCACACACTCGGACTCGGCCTGGCTCTTGGccaccctccagccccccctttACCCCCTCAGCCTCTCATTCTCCCCGAAATCCCCCTCTtaatcccccccagcccctcccttACCCCCTCAttcacccctcagccccccctcACACACTCAGACTCGGCCTGGCGGCTCCTGGccaccctccagccccccctttACCCCCTCAGCCTCTCgtttgccccccagcccccccttaATTCCCCCAGGTCCCCCCTGGCCCCCCACTCACACACTCGGACTCGGCCTGGCTCTTGGCCGCCCCCCCGGCCGCGCTCtcggccccgcggccccgcggccccgTTCCGAGGGCCCCGGCCGAGCCCCGCCGAGGCGGTCGGTGAGGCGAACCGGATCGCGATCCGGATCCGGATGCCGAACGGGACCGGGCGGCGCTGGCGGCCGAATCGGCGCTGTCGGAGGCGGCCGAATCCGAATCGTCCTCGCTGTCCTGCGAGGCGCGTTGCCGCCGCCGGTCCGCCATCTTGGGCACCCGCGCGCCGGACTACGACTCCCAGCAGCCCTTGCGGCGCGCCACCTCACAGCCGCCGTCCCGGCAGCCCTTGCGGCcgcttcctctctctccccccaccccatttctttctctctttctctctccccgGCAGGGGGCAGGCGTGCGCAGGGCGGTGTCCCGCGGCGGAAGTGATGTCACTATGGGCGGGGGCAACGCGCGGCTTCCGTTTCCGCTGTTCGGTTCACAAAAACAAGGGGGTGGGGCGGCCACGTGTGTCgcgttcccccccccccccccccgggccccgggCAGCCCCGCCCCGGCTTTGGGGTTTAacgggtttggggggggttaaTGAGGAATTTTGGTTTGGAAAAACAAGTTTACTTACGCTGATTGAGGGAGGGAGGGTGGATGAAGTGGGGTGGAGGGACACCGGCCcctgggagagggagaaagagagaaagaaaaggggggaagagagagaaaaacaaagaaaaagggaaaaggagggaagagagacgggggaaaaggagggaaaagagaaagaaaagggggaaaggagggaagagaaagagaaaaggagggaagagaaagagaaaaggagggaagagaaagagaaaaggagggaagagaaagagaaaaggagggaagagaaagagaaaaggagggaagagaaagagaaaaggagggaagagaaagagaaaaggagggaagagaaagaaaggagggaagagaaagaaaggagggaagagaaagagaaaagagaaaagggaagagaaagagaaaagagaaaagggaagagaaaaagagaaaaggagggaagagaaagaaaaaggggaaaggagggaagagagaaagaaaaggggaaaaggagggaagagagaaagaaaaggggaaaaggagggaagagagaaataaaagaggaaaaggagggaagagaaaggggagaaggagggaagagagaaggaaaacgggagaaggagggaagagagaaggaaaaggggaaaggagggaagagagaaagaaaaaggggaaaggagggaagagagaaagagggaagagagaaataaaagaggaaaaggagggaagagaaaggggagaaggagggaagagataaggaaaaggggagaaggagggaagagagaaggaaaaggggagaaagagggaagagagaaagagaaggggaaaaggagggaagagagaaagagaaggggaaaaggagggaagagagaaagagaaggggaaaaggagggaagagagaaagagaaggggaaaaggagggaagagagaaagaaaaggggaaaaggagggaagagagaaagaaagaaaaggggggaagagagaaagaaagaaaaggggggaagagagaaaacgggagggagaaaggaaaggggagataagagagaaaaagggggaagagagaaaaatggaggaaaggagagagaaatgggaagagaaaaaggaaaaggaaagaaaacataaaataaaagaaaacgcAACACAAGCAGTGTCTCCACTGGCATTCGGCCTCTTTAATCTCTGCTGACGGGGAAAGCCCAGTCCAGAGcagggcggggtggggggggaaacggagccccccaccccacagagccccctcCCAGCCACCCAGCCCCTGGGCGCCGTGGCAGAGGGGAAGCAGCACCGAGTCCCCGCTCTTCCTGGCAAACCCCACCAACTGCAAAACAGTtaaattatacaaaaaaaaaaatcaacacaaccaaaattaaaaaaaaacaaaattgtgCGTATAGGATTtctatttcacagaaaaaaaaaaaggttttaatttttaaactccCCCCTCTGACCCCGTTACAGCTGCACTCAGGACAGGGGGGAAAACCCCCCAGTGAGGCTTCCTGGTGTTTGCAGGCACCACGCTCCTCACGGCGGCACCTGGAACCACTGGGACGCTCGGATAGGAGCTGGTGGTTATCTGGTTCTCTGATGGAATGGGAtcagaaggcagcagcaggcagagtcCTGGCAGGACGCAGCCTTCCTGGCGTCCCCAACACCGGTTTTCTCTGTCCCACGTGAGCCCAACACCGGCTGCGGGAGGGCAAGGGCACCGAACGGAGCCGAGAGGATGGGTCTGAGGTCCCCCCGCCTCCCCGCGGGCCCAAAGCAGCCGGTGAGAAGCCACAACCGGTGCCGGTGGGGACGTGGCTGCCAGCACAGGGGGACGAGTCCGAGGAACGTGTTGCAAAACCCAAGAGAACGAAACCGGGGTCACGGAGGACTGAAACCATCCATCAAGGAGAAGGCAGGGGAGGGCAGCGGCCGTCGGCACGTCCCGGTGATGTACAGAGCTCCTGGCAACTCCGCTATTTCCGGCAGGTCCGGTGCGGCGTCTGCTTCTTCTGCATCTCCAGCCGGCAGCGGCTGCGCTCGTCCAGCCAGGGCAGCTCAAAGttcctgcaggcagagctggtgtCAACGAGGCACCATCCCAACGGTGATGCCAAGGATGCCTGCGCCAGCCCCGATGCCCGgcacagcccagccccagcctcgGTGACGCCGGTACTCACTGTGGGGTCAGTTTTGGTAAGGGCCGGCCGAAGGCGACGACAGGCAGGTATGGGGTGATGAGCAAACTTTCCACTGTGGGGAGAAACCAGGGTATCACGcacccctgccagccctgccagctgcaggcagcgcccctgcctgccccccagccctcctACCAGCCCCTCAACACCCCtgcctgccccccagccctcctTGCTGTAGGTAGCCCCCCTGCTTGCACCCCTGCGTGCCCCCCGGTGCCCCAAATCCTCACCGTCATCTGGCTCAGGGAAAAATGAGGTAACTTCAGGCTCTGACTCCTGAATCCCTTTCCTTCTGTACATTCGGAGCTGCAGCCGCTGTAGAATTCGCTGTTCCCTGATCCGCTGAATGTCCCACCTGGAATAACGCGATGTCCTGAGCAGTGAGAAACCACAGGCAGCGAGCAGGCGGGTGCCCCGACCCTCCCGGGTGCTCTCGCGGCTGTGCCAGGCCTGCTGCACTGGCAGCGATGCAGGAGCATCCCTCTTCCAGCAGCATTTTGGGTCCCCATCCCAGCTGTGGGCACCCagattccctgtgtcccccccagtgacaccccagggcccttcctTGTGGGATAAGGTGAAGCCCACCTTCTCCATCAGGGACCCCAAGCCCCCATCGCCTTCTTTGCTCCCACCTTTTCCTTCGTTTCTCATCCAGCTCCAGCTTCGCGTGCCGTTTGGAAAAGACGCTGTCATCCAGGTTCTGCAATGACAAATGGAGATGAGCGCATCCTCCCAGTCCCATCATGGCCAGAGCCAGCACCCTGcgctgctgcagcacagagggGCTCGTCCTTCACCCCACAACCGCAGCTGGAGTTTGCTGCACTGGTTATGCTGGAGAAGGGCATGAGATgccaccagccctgcagcagcagcagcgaaCACCGCGAGCTGCTCTTCTGGAGCATTGGAACAACCAGGAAGGTGCCTTCGGCAACGCCGGCTCTGACGGTGGCGGCAGCACCCACTGGGGTGGCGGACGTACCTCCAGGATGTCCGAGGGGTTGGGGTCTCTCAGGGGCTCCACGACATGGTCCCTCCAAGACGGAACTGCGGGGTGAGAAGCCAAGATATTAGCCCTGCGCTGGgaacccccagccctgctgctcccttccagcctgggaGTGCAGCTCggtgtccccaaacccctgTCCTGAGCCAGGCTGGGCGATGCCGCTGGCTGAGGGTGGAGGGAGCCACCGGTGGGAAGCAGAGACACCACAGGGGATTGAttcctgtcccctcctgccGAACGCACAAGTAAACCTGAGCCAGAGCTCTCTCCATCCAACACCGGCAGCATGAGCTCACTGCTCGCCATTGCCAGCACTTGCTGCTGTGCAGGACCCAGAGATCTGCCAGCAGAACAGGACGGGGCTTGGGGGCAGCAGGCATCCCCACAGAGGAACCCGTGCTGCCGTGGCACAAGCTAGACACGCGTTTCCCAACCATGAAAGGGAAGTTGCTTCACCCCTTGCTCAAACGGGCACGCAGGCTGCTCTGCAAACCCAGCAGCGGAGGCGGTGCGGGGCTGGCAGCGCTGCCCTCCAGGGCGAGCTGGAGACGAGGTTCAGCGAGCCCGtcaccagcagcagggctgctacCGGCCACCGCGGGAGGAACCGGTGGCACAGCACGATGGGTTCCACCGTACCGGCTCCACGGACAGCAAACCCTTCTGTTTCCACCAGCTCTGCCCCAACACCTGGCACGCTGCAGGACCCTCCATCGCTTACTTGCTACAGTCTCCTCCTTCTTCGGAGAGGGCTCCCGCAACGGCGACGGCGGCGGCTGGTGCCAGCGGCACAAGTACATCTCCGTGGTTGAGAGATAGGGCAGGTCGTCTGCCTCGCTGCCGAAGAAACTCTTCTCCTTGGGGTGAGCACCGGGACCCTTCGATTGGGATGAGGCTCGGAGCGGGGTCTCCAGGAGCGCCCGGGTTTTTTCTGGAGTCTCTTGGCTCCGCAGTTCTCGTTTGCAAACAGTTTCGGACAAGGAGCCGCCCGATTCCTCCTTCCCCGGGGAGTGCTTTGGAGTTTTACTCTTTACTTTGGAGAACTCGGCCACCAGTTTTTTAACGGGCGTCTTCCTCTCTGTGCTCCCAAACGTCGGCTTCctgtgggaggaagaggagctgagCTGGGCGTGtggatgatcatagaatcatcgaaaagcttgaattggaagggaccttaaagatcatccagttccaactcccctgccaagggcagggacgcctcccactagatcaggctgctcaaggctccatccaacctggccttgaaaccctccagggatggggcagccacagcttctctggcaACCTGTTCTAATGCCTCCCTACtcttacagtgaagaaattcctccttctgtctccctctccagtttatccccattgcccctcaccctgtcactccaagcctttgtgaacagtccctcccagctttcttgtagccccttcaggtactggaaggtcattacaaggtctcctcagagccttcccttctccaggctgaacaaccccaactctctcagcctctcctcatacgggagatgctccagccctgggatcatctttgtagcctcctctggacccgttccaacagctccatctccttcttatgttgaggattccagaactggacatgatactccaggtgaggtctcacaagagaggaacagaggggcagaatcccctccctctacctgctggtcacgcttctgTTGATGCAAACCAGGGTTGCTGCCCCAgggctggctgcaggcaggattCCAGGGTTTCCCCAGCATTTTGGGGCCCCCTACTCCCCACCCAGGCTTTCACAAGGTTTCCCTTGGCTTGATGGCACGCGCTTCCCATGCCAGGCAGCCTCGCCAAGCACCTCAACAATCTCTAGGCTGCCAGGATGGAGAGCGAAGCCACAGAGAAGGAGGATCcacacaccccaaaaccccccagcAGCACGGCCGGGCACTCTTTACCTTTTGTGCCCCTTCCCGTTCCTGCCGTAGGGGAAGTGCTTGGGCTGCAGGGTCGAGGGGGGCTCCAGCAGGTCCTGGGGACACTCCAAGGGCAGCTTCTCACACGCCTCCGCCTCCGCCTTCTCGTCCACCTCGAAGCCCTGGAAGATGCGGTGCTTCTCCCGCTCGCTGTCCTTCTTCACCAGTTGCACTCGCCTTTCCATGCGCTCGATCCGTGCCAGGAGCTGCAACGCAAGGCGAGGGCTCGCTTGGTGGGTGCATTCGGGGGGGACCCCGCGTGTGCCCCGGCTCCCCAGCCCTGTGGTCCTGCCCGCGCAGCCCATCGGCAGCAGGGATGCCCGGGGATGAGCCGGCCAGCAGCGCCCACAGCTTTGCCATCACCCGCCTGCGGAGATGCTGTGGCACGGTGGTGTACGTGGGGAGGGACCAGTGCCAAAATTGTGAGTCCTGACAGCACCAAACCATCTACCCTCCTGGCACCTAACCATGTGTGCCCTGCTGGCACCAAACTATGTACCCTCCTGGCACCGGTATGTGCCCTGCTGGCACCAAACTGTGTGCCCTGTGGGTTCCAAACCATCTACCCTCCTGGTATCTAACCATTTGTGCCCTGCCAGTACCAAACTGTGTGCCCTGTGGGTACCAAACCACACGTGCCCTGCTGGGACCAAACTGTGTGTCTTGGTGGTACCAAACCATCTACCCTCCTGGCATCAAACTGTGTGTGCCCTGCTGGCACCAAACCATGTACCCTATGGATACCAAACCGTGTGTGCCCTCCCAGCACCAAACCACGTGCCCTCCTGGCACCCGTGTGCCCTGTGGGCACCAAACCACATGTGCCCTGCCAGCACCAAACTGTGTGTCTTAGTGGCACCAAACCATCTACCCTCCTGGCATCTAACCGTGTGTGCCCTGTGGGTACCAAACCATCTACCCTCCTGGCATCTAACCCTGTGTGCCCTGTGGGTACCAAACCATGTGCCCTGCTGGCACCAAACTGTGCGTGCCTTCCTGGCTCCTGTGTGCCCCTGTGGGTACCAAACCGTGTGCCCTGTGGGTACCAAACCGTGTGCCATGCCGGCACCAAACCGTGCCCATCCCAGCATCCGCCTGGCAGCTTCTCAGCAGTGCCCGCTCCCACAGAGCCATCCCTGCTCAGGCTCAGCCGGCACCGCGGCTTTCCCTGCCCACAGCCGAGGGACAGGAGGGCACTGCGGGCATCGGCCCCAGGACAGCCGAGCCGAGCCCTGACCCCCAGCAGCCAAGAAGCCCGAACACCACAAAATGGCCTCTTGCTTTTCAGCTCCTTCTCGCCATCCCCGCAGCACGAGGACCACGGCCGGCTGCAAACCCCACGTTTTGAGGAGCAATTTGGGGGTCTCCACCTTGGCCGCATCCTCCTGGGGCGCCCCAGAGGGAGAGGGTGGTTTATAATTAGCGAGGAGGGGGCTTCGTTAGGAAGCAAGCCTTGCTGACAGCGCTGCTGGGTGTCCCCAGCCATCACCGTCACCATCGGCTGCGGTAGTTTAGGGGCGCAGGGCACCCCcaaggatggggctgggggggcacccagCCTTGGCCCCCCAACTCCTGCTGGcttggtgctgctggggggctGCGGTGAAGCCGGGGGGCTGCGGTGACGCTGGGCTGCGGCCTTGCCTCCATGTTGGAGGATTCGGTCGCAGGGCCGCGGCAGCATCGCCGGCCGCACCACGTGAGGGGTCCCTGCCCGCCGCAACCGCCACCGCAGCCGCAGCGCGGGCACGCCAGCGCGGGCACACGGCACACGCGCCGCCTCGCTGCGGAGCCACGGGGCACACATGGCACCTATAGCACCTGTAGGGCAATATATGGCACTAATGTCATCCCTAGGGCCATGTACAGCACCCATAAGGCAATATATGGCACCTACAGCATCCCTAGGGCTGCATACGGCACCCATAAGGTAATATATGGCACCTACAGCATTCACAGGGACACATACGGCACCCATAAGTTAATATATGGCACCTACAGCATCCCTAGGGCCACATACGGCACCCATAAGTTAATATATGGCACCTACAGCATCCCTAGGGCCACATACAGCACCCAAAAGGCAATATATGGCACCTACAGCATCCCTAGGGCCACATACAGCACCCATAAGGCAATATATGGCACCTACAGCATCCCTAGGGCCACATACGGCACCCATAAGTTAATATATGGCACCTACAGCATCCCTAGGGCCACATACAGCACCCAAAAGGCAATATATGGCACCTACAGCATCCCTAGGGCTGCATACGGCACCCATAAGGCAATATATGGCACCTACAGCATCCCTAGGGACACATACGGCACCCATAAGGCAATATATGGCACCTACAGCATCCCTAGGGCCACATACAGCACCCATAAGGCAATATATGGCACCTATAGCATCCCTACGGCTACATACAGCTCCCATAAGGCAATATATGGCACCTACAGCATCCCTAGGGCTGCATACAGCACCCATAAGGTAATATATGGCACCTACAGCATTCACAGGGACACATACGGCACCCATAAGGCAATATATGGCACCTACAGCATCCCTAGGGCCACATACAGCACCCATAAGGCAATATATGGCACCTACAGCATCCCTAGGGCCACATACGGCACCCATAAGGCAATATATGGCACCTACAGCATCCCTAGGGACACATACGGCACCCATAAGGCAATATATGGCACCTACAGCATCCCTAGG
Coding sequences within it:
- the MSL1 gene encoding male-specific lethal 1 homolog, translating into MERRVQLVKKDSEREKHRIFQGFEVDEKAEAEACEKLPLECPQDLLEPPSTLQPKHFPYGRNGKGHKRKPTFGSTERKTPVKKLVAEFSKVKSKTPKHSPGKEESGGSLSETVCKRELRSQETPEKTRALLETPLRASSQSKGPGAHPKEKSFFGSEADDLPYLSTTEMYLCRWHQPPPSPLREPSPKKEETVAIPSWRDHVVEPLRDPNPSDILENLDDSVFSKRHAKLELDEKRRKRWDIQRIREQRILQRLQLRMYRRKGIQESEPEVTSFFPEPDDVESLLITPYLPVVAFGRPLPKLTPQNFELPWLDERSRCRLEMQKKQTPHRTCRK